From Micromonospora echinospora:
CCCAGCTGTTCGTGGCGCCACCGGCGATGCCGCCCTCGGCGGACTGGAGCCAGGTGTAGAACTCCAACTGCCGGTCGAGGCTCTTCTGCCAGTCGGAGGCCGCGGTCGGCGACTTCGGCTTCAGCTCCGCGACGTTGGTCATCACCCAGGCCGCGAACGGGTTCTGGTAGCCGAAGTGGCTGTGGCTGGAGCCGATCCGCCACGACCAGTTCTGCGAGGTGTCGTACGCGCCGCCCCAGGCGTAGTACCAGGAGAGCAGGTAGTGCGCCGAGTCACGGCCGCTGGCTGCCGGGCAGGTGCTCGCGCCGACGCAGTTGCCGATCTTCTTGAAGTACTTGTCGAACAACGCGTAGCGCAGGTAGTCGCCCATCTTGGCGGCCTTGGCCACGGTGGCCGCCACGTCGGCCGCCTTGCCCTGCGCCTTGGCCCAGGTCAGCGCCCAGTAGGCGGCCTGGACGGCACGCGCGTCGGCGTCCGGGGCGTTGGTGTACTTCCACTGCTTGGCCGGGGCGCTGGACTCCTTGACGAACAGGTCCAGGTAGCCGCTCGGGCCGCCGTGCTTGAACGTGTCGCAGGACGGCTGCGGCACGGTCTCCCACACCGACTCCTGGGTGCCCCGCTGGAACGTGTTGATGTATGCGGGCCGGGTGGTGCCGTCGCCGCAGCGGCCGAAGCCGTAGGTGTTGTCCACGTCGAGCAGCCAGTGCATGCCGTAGATGTCACCGGTGCCGTAGGTGGACTGCAGTTCCGAGCGCAGCGGGTCCTGGCCGACCGGGACGTTGGCGTCCAGCGTCGACGGGTACTGGCTGGGCAGGTTGTGCTCGGCGGCGTACTGCGGGGTGCCGGGCGAGCCGGCCGTCGCCTGGTCTGAATGATTCGGAATAATATATTTTTCCATCACCGTCCAGGCGTTGTTGAACGGGGCCCAGTTCTGGGTGACCCGGCCGTACTGCGCCTCCAGCCAGAGCCAGAAGCTGAACGCCTCCGAGGTGGTCTCGTGGCCGTGGTCGGGCGCCTCGACGATGAGCGTCTCGATCGAGTGGTACGGCACGCCCTCGGGGCTGAAGTACCCCGAGTTCTTGATCTTGCCGTACTGGTCGAGGAACTTCTTGATGTAGGCGTTGTCGCCGCCGGGGCTGTCGTTGTCCGCCTCGGTCGCGACGACGGAGATCGGCGCGTAGCCGCTGGCCGACGCGGTGATGGTGGCGGTGCCGCCGACCGTGTCGGCGTCCTCCGCGGCGGAGACCGTGGCGGTGACCCCGGTGCTCCAGTTGCTGGAGGTGAGCGTCAGCGTGGTCGGCGAGACCGTGATGTCGCTGTCACCGGTGACGGCGAGGGTCACCGGCACGTTGGCGGTCGGCGCCGCGCTGAGCGTGTACCGGACCGTGGCGCTGCTGCCCTCGCCCACTGTGACCGCGGACGGCGTGGCGACCAGCTTCGGCCCGGTGGCCGCGGTCACGGTGAACGACTTCTCCGACACCGCCGAGGCGCCGGCGTTGTCGTACGCCTTGGCCTGCACGGTGTAGCTGCCGGCCGGCAGGTCGAGCAGGTCGTAGCCGTACGGCGCGGTGGTGTCGGTGTTGACCAGCAGGCCGTTGCGGTAGAACTCGACCTTGCTGATGGTGCCGTCGGGGTCGCTGGCGGTCGCGGTGAGCGGGACGTCCGCCGGCGCCTCGAACGGGCCCGACGGGACGCCGAGCGAGACCGTCGGCGGCTGGTTGGTCTGCGCGCCGTTGCACGCCACCCCGTTGAGGGTGAACGCGGTGGGCTTCGGGTTGCTGCCGCTGTAGCTGCCGTTGAAGCCGATGCTCGTGGACGCGCCGGTGGGCAGGCTGCCGTTCCACGACTCGTTCGTCGCGGTCACCTCGCTGCCGGACTGGCTCCACCGGGCCGACCAGCCCTGGACCACGCGCTGGCTGCTGTTCGGGAAGGTGAACTTCAGCGACCAGTTGTTGAGCGCGTCGCCCAGGTTCTTGATGGTCACGTTGGCGGTGAAGCCGTTGTTCCAATCGCTCGACGCATAGGTCACGTCGCAGGCGGGCGCGGCCTGTGCGGCACCAGCGGGCAGGGCCACCCCGCCTATGACGAGGGCGGCGGCGGCGAGCATCGCCGTACGGCGACGTCTGGCCAGAAGTCTCATGTGGGCGGTGTCTCCTCGGACCGGGCCGGGACCTCGGGGTCCCGGCGGGGCGCCTCCACGCGACGACGGGGCGTACGCGGGGGGACGGAGGCGTCCGGAAAGATGGTCGTCCCGGCCGTGCCGGGGATCGGGGCGCCGCACCGGTTCGTCACCGGGTGCCCTCGGCGGCCCGCGCTCGCGTTAACTGGCTCCACGTGGCGTGACGAGAGTGTGACATGGAAGCGCTCCCACCACAACGGCCAGCGCAGATACGAGCTTCCATGTTTCGATCTCGTTTAGGGGCTTTTCCAAACCCGTGACGGGCGTTACAGTCGCAGCATCGCCGATGGGAGCGCTTCCATCGACGGAGATGCAAGTACTGGATCGCCGGGTACGCCCGTGCCCGGCGCGTCGGCCCAGAGGCCGGCGGCGGACCAGCCCGGACACCGCCACCGGCCACCACCCGCCAGACGGAGGGAGGTGGAACCAGAGCCACTCGCGTGGCCCGGCTCCCGCGCGACGCGCACGACGGACGCCAATTCCACTTCGTGCGTGTGTGCACCATCGGTGGGGACGGGGGTTGCCCTCCCCCGTCCCCACACTAAACCCCCGTTGTCGACGGCAAAAGAGGCCGACGGGACAGGCGTGACACGCCACCCGGACGGCCTTTCTCGCTATCCAC
This genomic window contains:
- a CDS encoding glycoside hydrolase family 48 protein — encoded protein: MARRRRTAMLAAAALVIGGVALPAGAAQAAPACDVTYASSDWNNGFTANVTIKNLGDALNNWSLKFTFPNSSQRVVQGWSARWSQSGSEVTATNESWNGSLPTGASTSIGFNGSYSGSNPKPTAFTLNGVACNGAQTNQPPTVSLGVPSGPFEAPADVPLTATASDPDGTISKVEFYRNGLLVNTDTTAPYGYDLLDLPAGSYTVQAKAYDNAGASAVSEKSFTVTAATGPKLVATPSAVTVGEGSSATVRYTLSAAPTANVPVTLAVTGDSDITVSPTTLTLTSSNWSTGVTATVSAAEDADTVGGTATITASASGYAPISVVATEADNDSPGGDNAYIKKFLDQYGKIKNSGYFSPEGVPYHSIETLIVEAPDHGHETTSEAFSFWLWLEAQYGRVTQNWAPFNNAWTVMEKYIIPNHSDQATAGSPGTPQYAAEHNLPSQYPSTLDANVPVGQDPLRSELQSTYGTGDIYGMHWLLDVDNTYGFGRCGDGTTRPAYINTFQRGTQESVWETVPQPSCDTFKHGGPSGYLDLFVKESSAPAKQWKYTNAPDADARAVQAAYWALTWAKAQGKAADVAATVAKAAKMGDYLRYALFDKYFKKIGNCVGASTCPAASGRDSAHYLLSWYYAWGGAYDTSQNWSWRIGSSHSHFGYQNPFAAWVMTNVAELKPKSPTAASDWQKSLDRQLEFYTWLQSAEGGIAGGATNSWDGSYAQPPSGTATFYGMFYDVDPVYNDPPSNQWFGMQAWSMQRIAELYLETGNAKAKALLDKWVPWAIANTTLGTNWSIPSDMKWTGQPANWNPSSPQPNTNLHVEVTVKGQDVGVAGAYARTLIAYAAKSGNTAAKDTAKGLLDALSASADSKGVSTPEKRGDYKRFDDVYNAADGQGLYVPNGWTGKMPNGDAIAPGKSFLDIRSFYKNDPDWPKVQAYLDGGPEPVFNYHRFWAQADIAMAYADYGTYFPQG